One segment of Solanum stenotomum isolate F172 chromosome 1, ASM1918654v1, whole genome shotgun sequence DNA contains the following:
- the LOC125853547 gene encoding eukaryotic translation initiation factor 4G, translating to MSHNQSRADTRESSQYKRTGRSGSFYQHRGGRGSGGGGGGAAPPPVSSTSNPSLTSNRSFNKKYYNAQGGQPRVSGAGAGLDSHLNGAHQQQPSHGASDVSVAIAHAPLPSATVKPTDASTQKVTRAVPRAPTSNVVPPTSEPSAPVTPAKNPGDASKSFPLQFGSISPGVMNVLQIPARTSSAPPNLDEQKRAQARSDTSRAIPSLPNPSTSKQPMPRKDAGPLDQSNHSEAYGVASKPKRDVQILAPPSVTQTQKPSTHPMPGMHMQIPFHQPPQVPVQFGGPGPQIPSHSMSATSLPMPMHLPIVNPPMQQPMFVSSLQPHPMQSQGMMHQGQGMNFSSGIGPQLPQQLGNMGMNMPSQFSPQQAGKFLGQRKSVKITHPDTHEELRLDGSRSHPNMPPQSQPIASFPPGHPNYYPNSYNSNSVFFQAPSSLPLGNTQSSQPPRPFNQVTVKPAAGGTHSGKEQLPSVSSSFGKDPVRLSKPHGGDSAHSQKDTNTSHQSSTTQSRTGDGSKSASRPVENIQSTKGDDSISGKSSAAGILSLTSQAPIESSTSLIRDSSVDAASETLGGPDSTEDQQKKQVTRGQLTVQEKALGKSTSVSSQTPQYPLTRPVEVSTAASVSTAVNTMESLSLSESAELRSHITGNCGKEDLSEPLDSRNQEAGKPVLKTGDRNEVALPEAGKQDENKSSKPPSESLPVESTEVSGLTEEGSPKRAAYANIENGRPEIGVEDMNESVACSTGVDNMVDESFTSSTSNQDSTNIEACTSAIGLSAQDDQESDIADPEEAPVTKSVVASQEFASDLLKNSDEATSKSEDENTETSNTGLVSKLSSGVKEKSLVDSNVPKVAMARGKKKKKDLYKKADAAGATSDLYMAYKGPEKKDELGQSIETIELTSRDDSMPPSANVPQEDLRSTKKVGEVKAEPDDWEDAADVSTPKLEAAPEHRKEVDGEDGDGVTTKKYSRDFLLKFAEQCIDIPEGFNVAPDIADILINFNASAMREPFPSPGRGTDRPSSGHRERRGSGVGDGDKWNKTPGPPMPGRDFQPDIGFGGNGIGFRPVPGGNSGVLRHPRAAMPIQYAMSQYAVGQYAMGQFATGGILSGPMQSMGPPQGGGLRNGVDADRWQRGTAFQKGLMPSPHTPTQNMHKAEIKYEVGKVSDEEQAKQRQLKAILNKLTPQNFDKLFQQVKEVNIDNDVTLNGVISQIFDKALMEPTFCEMYANFCQHLAAELPDLSVDSEKITFKRLLLNKCQEEFERGEREELEANVTNEEGEVKLSAEEREEKRVKARRRMLGNIKLIGELYKKRMLTERIMHDCIKKLLGDYQNPDEENVEALCKLMSTIGEMIDHAKAKEHMDAYFDRLEKLSNNMKLSSRVRFMLKDSIDLRKNKWQQRRKVEGPKKIEEVHRDAAQERHAQATRLARTPSLGGSSRRGQPMDFAPRGGSMLSSPGSQMGGFRPMSPQVRGYGMQDVRADERHSFENRTLSLPLTQRPLGDDPITLGPQGGLAKGMSSRGQPAGPSIDNMSSFGDSRRMVHAQSGYGSLSERPHYGLREELAPKYMPERLSSQHDQSSVPERSVTYGNKERGFDTSRPPSPLVRSGGPTSAQNVAPDRILPEERLQEMSMAAIKEFYSAKDEKEVALCVKDLNSPSFYPSMISLWVTDSFERKDMERDLLAKLIIGLTLSRDVAISQDQLIKGFENVLTSLEDAVNDAPRAAEFLGRIFGKVILENVIPFNEIGSLIYKGGEEEGRLVEIGLAAEVLGSTLEMIKVEQGDSAVSEICRSSNMRLENFRPQGSKKQWKLDKFI from the exons ATGTCCCACAATCAATCAAGGGCTGACACTCGCGAGTCGTCTCAGTACAAGAGAACCGGCCGATCCGGTAGCTTTTATCAGCACCGCGGCGGTAGAGGAAGTGGTGGCGGTGGCGGAGGCGCCGCCCCTCCTCCTGTTTCTTCAACCTCCAATCCATCTTTGACTTCTAACAGAAG TTTCAACAAGAAGTATTATAATGCTCAAGGAGGGCAACCTAGGGTAAGTGGCGCGGGTGCTGGCCTTGATTCTCATCTGAATGGTGCTCATCAGCAACAACCATCGCATG GAGCATCAGATGTTTCTGTTGCTATTGCGCATGCACCTCTTCCCAGTGCTACTGTTAAGCCAACTGATGCTTCGACTCAAAAGGTTACTCGAGCAGTACCTAGAGCTCCAACTTCTAATGTCGTCCCTCCAACCTCTGAGCCGTCTGCACCTGTCACTCCTGCAAAGA ATCCAGGAGATGCATCTAAGTCATTTCCACTTCAATTTGGATCCATAAGTCCCGGTGTCATGAATGTTCTGCAG ATACCTGCGCGAACAAGCTCAGCTCCACCAAATCTGGACGAGCAGAAGAGAGCCCAG GCTCGCAGTGACACTTCAAGAGCTATTCCTTCATTGCCAAATCCATCCACTTCCAAGCAGCCTATGCCAAGAAAGGATGCAGGACCCCTCGACCAATCTAATCATAGTGAGGCTTATGGGGTGGCCAGCAAGCCCAAAAGAGATGTACAAATTTTAGCTCCACCTTCTGTTACCCAAACACAAAAGCCTTCTACACATCCCATGCCTGGAATGCACATGCAAATCCCATTCCACCAGCCACCACAAGTTCCTGTTCAATTTGGTGGTCCTGGACCACAAATTCCATCTCATTCCATGTCTGCTACATCATTACCAATGCCGATGCATCTGCCGATTGTCAATCCGCCTATGCAGCAGCCAATGTTTGTCTCAAGTCTTCAACCCCACCCAATGCAGTCTCAAGGGATGATGCATCAGGGGCAGGGCATGAATTTTTCATCAGGAATTGGGCCTCAGCTCCCTCAGCAATTGGGAAACATGGGAATGAATATGCCGTCACAGTTTTCTCCGCAGCAGGCTGGGAAGTTCCTAGGTCAACGTAAAAGTGTAAAGATAACTCACCCGGATACTCATGAAGAATTGAGGCTTGATGGTTCGAGGTCACACCCTAATATGCCACCTCAATCACAGCCTATTGCATCATTTCCTCCCGGTCATCCTAACTATTATCCTAACTCTTATAATTCCAATTCTGTTTTCTTTCAAGCTCCAAGTTCTCTTCCTCTCGGTAACACTCAGAGTTCTCAACCACCAAGGCCATTTAATCAG GTGACAGTGAAACCGGCTGCTGGCGGAACACACTCAGGAAAAGAGCAGTTACCATCTGTCAGTTCTTCTTTTGGAAAAGATCCAGTGAGGCTCTCAAAGCCACATGGAGGAGATTCAGCTCACTCTCAGAAAGACACAAACACTTCACATCAAAGCTCCACCACTCAGTCAAGGACTGGTGATGGCTCAAAATCTGCTTCAAGGCCTGTAGAAAATATACAATCTACTAAAGGGGATGATTCTATCTCAGGGAAGAGCTCAGCAGCTGGCATATTGTCATTGACCTCTCAAGCTCCCATCGAGTCTTCAACATCTCTAATTAGAGATAGTAGTGTAGATGCAGCTAGTGAAACACTTGGTGGCCCAGACTCCACTGAAGATCAACAGAAAAAACAAGTAACTAGAGGACAGTTGACTGTTCAAGAAAAG GCTCTTGGGAAATCTACCTCAGTTTCAAGTCAGACTCCCCAGTATCCACTAACCAGACCCGTTGAGGTCAGTACTGCTGCTTCAGTGAGCACTGCTGTCAACACTATGGAAAGTCTATCTCTGTCAGAGTCCGCTGAATTGAGAAGTCATATCACTGGAAATTGTGGGAAGGAAGATTTGTCTGAACCTTTAGATTCCAGAAATCAGGAAGCGGGCAAACCAGTACTTAAAACTGGGGATAGAAATGAAGTAGCATTGCCTGAGGCTGGCAAGCAGGACGAGAATAAGAGCTCGAAGCCGCCTTCAGAATCTCTTCCGGTAGAATCTACTGAGGTGTCTGGCCTGACAGAAGAGGGGTCTCCAAAGAGAGCAGCATATGCCAACATTGAGAATGGTCGACCAGAAATTGGAGTGGAAGACATGAATGAATCTGTAGCTTGTTCAACTGGAGTTGATAACATGGTTGATGAAAGCTTTACATCATCCACTTCTAACCAAGATTCTACTAATATTGAGGCTTGCACATCAGCAATAGGTCTATCGGCTCAAGatgatcaggaatcagatatTGCTGACCCCGAAGAAGCTCCTGTTACAAAATCGGTTGTTGCAAGTCAGGAGTTCGCCTCTGATTTGTTGAAGAATTCTGATGAGGCCACTTCAaagagtgaagatgaaaatactGAAACTAGTAACACCGGTTTAGTTTCCAAGTTGTCATCTGGTGTTAAGGAGAAATCTTTGGTGGATTCCAATGTGCCTAAGGTCGCTATGGCtagaggaaaaaagaagaaaaaagatttatATAAGAAGGCAGATGCTGCTGGTGCGACTTCTGATCTTTATATGGCGTATAAAGGTCCAGAGAAAAAGGATGAACTTGGTCAATCTATTGAAAccattgaactcacttctagaGATGACTCTATGCCTCCATCTGCCAATGTGCCTCAGGAAGATCTTAGATCAACTAAGAAGGTTGGTGAGGTTAAAGCGGAGCCAGATGATTGGGAGGATGCTGCAGATGTATCTACTCCTAAACTAGAAGCTGCTCCAGAACATAGAAAGGAAGTTGATGGTGAAGATGGTGATGGTGTGACTACCAAAAAATATTCAAGAGATTTCTTACTTAAATTTGCAGAGCAATGCATAGATATTCCTGAGGGTTTTAATGTTGCTCCTGATATTGCTGATATTCTAATAAACTTCAATGCCAGTGCTATGCGTGAGCCATTCCCTAGTCCAGGAAGAGGTACTGATAGGCCGTCTAGTGGACATCGTGAACGTCGCGGAAGTGGCGTTGGGGATGGAGACAAGTGGAACAAGACGCCTGGGCCTCCTATGCCTGGTCGAGATTTTCAGCCAGACATTGGCTTTGGGGGAAATGGTATAGGATTCCGACCTGTCCCAGGAGGCAATTCTGGTGTTCTGCGGCACCCGCGAGCTGCAATGCCCATTCAATATGCCATGAGTCAGTATGCTGTGGGTCAGTATGCCATGGGTCAGTTTGCCACTGGGGGTATACTATCTGGACCAATGCAATCCATGGGTCCACCTCAGGGAGGAGGCCTGAGAAATGGAGTTGATGCTGACAGGTGGCAGCGTGGAACTGCTTTCCAAAAGGGTTTAATGCCGTCTCCTCATACACCTACACAGAATATGCACAAAGCTGAAATAAAGTATGAAGTAGGTAAAGTATCAGACGAGGAACAAGCCAAGCAGAGACAGCTGAAAGCTATTTTAAATAAGCTGACTCCCCAGAACTTTGACAAATTATTCCAGCAAGTGAAAGAAGTTAATATTGACAATGATGTCACACTCAATGGTGTAATTTCTCAGATATTTGACAAAGCTTTGATGGAGCCAACTTTTTGTGAGATGTATGCCAACTTTTGTCAACACCTAGCAGCTGAGTTGCCTGATCTGAGTGTAGACAGtgaaaaaatcacttttaagaGGTTACTTCTAAACAAATGTCAGGAAGAGTTTGAGAGAGGGGAAAGAGAAGAACTAGAAGCCAATGTGACTAACGAGGAAGGCGAGGTAAAACTGTCAGCAGAGGAGAGGGAGGAGAAAAGAGTCAAAGCCCGGAGACGAATGTTGGGCAATATAAAACTGATTGGTGAACTTTATAAGAAGAGAATGTTGACAgagagaattatgcatgattgcATCAAGAAGTTGTTAGGTGACTATCAAAATCCTGACGAGGAGAATGTTGAAGCTTTGTGTAAGTTGATGAGTACAATTGGGGAAATGATAGATCATGCCAAAGCAAAGGAACATATGGATGCATACTTTGATAGGTTGGAGAAGTTGTCAAATAACATGAAACTTTCTTCTAGGGTGAGGTTCATGTTGAAGGATTCAATTGATCTAAGAAAGAACAAATGGCAGCAAAGGAGAAAAGTTGAAGGGCCTAAGAAGATTGAGGAAGTGCATAGGGATGCTGCCCAAGAACGACATGCACAAGCTACTAGGCTTGCTCGTACTCCTAGTCTGGGAGGTTCTAGTAGAAGGGGTCAACCTATGGATTTTGCTCCCAGAGGAGGGAGTATGTTGTCTTCTCCGGGCTCCCAGATGGGGGGTTTCCGTCCTATGTCTCCACAGGTCCGTGGCTATGGCATGCAGGACGTACGGGCGGATGAGAGGCATTCTTTCGAGAATAGGACATTATCACTTCCCCTGACCCAGAGGCCTCTTGGTGATGATCCGATCACACTTGGACCCCAAGGTGGTCTTGCAAAGGGAATGTCTTCCAGGGGCCAACCTGCAGGACCAAGTATTGATAATATGTCAAGTTTTGGAGACTCTCGAAGGATGGTACATGCCCAAAGCGGCTATGGTTCTTTGTCAGAGCGCCCCCATTATGGTTTAAGAGAGGAGCTTGCACCCAAATACATGCCTGAGCGATTATCCAGTCAACATGATCAATCAAGTGTACCAGAAAGGAGCGTGACTTATGGGAACAAGGAGCGTGGATTTGACACATCTCGTCCTCCTTCACCACTTGTAAGAAGCGGAGGGCCAACTTCCGCACAAAATGTGGCTCCTGACAGGATTTTGCCAGAAGAACGTCTGCAGGAAATGTCTATGGCTGCTATCAAGGAATTCTACAG TGCGAAAGATGAGAAAGAGGTTGCTTTGTGTGTGAAAGACCTGAATTCACCCAGCTTCTATCCATCAATGATCTCACTTTGGGTTACTGACTCCTTTGAGAGGAAGGATATGGAAAGGGATCTTTTGGCAAAGCTTATAATTGGTCTAACTCTTTCTCGAGATGTGGCGATAAGTCAAGATCAGTTAATTAAAGG GTTTGAAAATGTTCTAACTAGCTTGGAGGATGCAGTAAATGATGCCCCTAGAGCAGCCGAATTTCTTGGTCGCATCTTTGGGAAGGTAATATTGGAAAATGTGATACCGTTTAATGAAATAGGGAGTTTGATATACAAAGGCGGGGAAGAGGAAGGACGCCTTGTGGAAATAGGTCTTGCTGCTGAAGTTCTTGGGAGCACATTGGAGATGATAAAGGTCGAGCAAGGTGATTCTGCAGTTTCGGAGATTTGCAGAAGCTCTAATATGCGGCTTGAAAACTTCCGGCCTCAAGGTTCAAAGAAGCAATGGAAGCTAGACAAATTTATTTAG